In a single window of the Dreissena polymorpha isolate Duluth1 chromosome 3, UMN_Dpol_1.0, whole genome shotgun sequence genome:
- the LOC127871683 gene encoding temptin-like, producing the protein MQIIAFIAVLLGAVSAHPYYRDSFPNGYSVPNPCGGGIWEAVGHYDPHHHTINKNRFGQAFSAAGHTWTKALCMADSDGDGKTNGAELGDPTCAWVQGGVPAGRATGHPGICEPVGSCGDGFTCNCHGANCVGK; encoded by the exons ATGCAAATAATCGCCTTTATAGCTGTTCTTCTGGGGGCAGTTTCTGCCCATCCGTACTATCGGGATTCCTTCCCTAATGG GTACTCTGTGCCGAACCCCTGTGGAGGCGGTATATGGGAGGCTGTAGGTCACTATGACCCTCATCATCACACCATAAACAAGAACAGATTCGGACAG GCATTCTCCGCCGCCGGTCACACTTGGACCAAGGCCCTGTGCATGGCGGACAGTGACGGCGACGGCAAAACTAACGGAGCTGAACTCGGGGACCCGACATGCGCCTGGGTGCAGGGTGGAGTGCCCGCCGGCCGTGCTACCGGACATCCGG GAATCTGCGAGCCAGTGGGGTCTTGCGGAGATGGGTTCACTTGCAACTGCCATGGCGCCAATTGTGTTGGAAAATAA